Proteins from a single region of Hydra vulgaris chromosome 12, alternate assembly HydraT2T_AEP:
- the LOC136088606 gene encoding uncharacterized protein LOC136088606 codes for MTSVTVATSNCMDHVDKDNSLVVPNTLIVKSDILGCSKRSNLAYDLCFVPMKILKQGLDNGENVYLTYNGNCIFSGNFEVTTEWSDSVHREIIPKGFGRFFITKVLKNFNKYPKFDFDKTNIDAAILWNLSDREKFRLVELEKSGTEELIPTLCDTNPKKK; via the exons atgaCATCTGTGACTGTTGCAACAAGTAACTGTATGGATCATGTTGACAAAGATAATAGTTTGGTAGTTCCAAATACGCTAATAGTTAAAAGCGACATTTTAg GATGCAGTAAACGTTCCAATTTGGCCTATGATCTATGTTTCGTAccaatgaaaattttgaaacaagGCTTAGACAATGGCGAAAATGTCTACCTGACATACAATGGAAATTGTATTTTCAGTGGAAATTTTGAAGTTACTACGGAAT gGAGTGATTCTGTCCACCGAGAGATAATACCTAAAGGTTTTGGAAGATTCTTTATAacaaaagtattgaaaaactttaataaatacccaaaatttgattttgataaaactaATATTGATGCAGCAATACTTTGGAACCTAAGTGATCGTGAAAAATTTAGACTTGTTGAACTTGAAAAATCTGGCACTGAAGAACTTATCCCAACCCTATGTGATACAAACCCAAAAAAGAAGTAG